From a region of the Paenibacillus sp. FSL R10-2734 genome:
- a CDS encoding GNAT family N-acetyltransferase — MFNQEKRTITTERLMLRPFELSDAKRVSELCNNYNVYKSTLTLPYPYPIDCAISWIETHEENFINNMHYEFAITDKSTNELYGAIGLTNNQTHRNGEVGYWIGEGDWGKGYATEATKAVIAFAFSEKHYHKVYARHFASNLGSGRVMQKCGMVKEGILLQHIYKENKYDDLIHYGIINTEG, encoded by the coding sequence ATGTTCAATCAAGAGAAAAGAACAATTACTACCGAAAGATTGATGTTAAGACCCTTTGAATTATCTGATGCCAAGCGTGTCTCTGAACTCTGCAATAATTATAATGTCTACAAAAGTACGTTGACTCTTCCTTATCCATACCCCATTGATTGTGCAATATCATGGATTGAAACGCATGAGGAGAATTTTATCAATAATATGCATTATGAGTTTGCAATTACTGATAAAAGTACAAACGAGCTTTATGGAGCTATAGGACTGACAAATAATCAAACACACAGAAATGGTGAAGTTGGATATTGGATAGGTGAGGGGGATTGGGGCAAAGGATATGCAACCGAAGCAACAAAAGCTGTAATTGCGTTTGCTTTTTCAGAAAAGCATTACCATAAAGTATATGCAAGACACTTTGCTTCAAATCTCGGCTCTGGGCGAGTGATGCAAAAATGTGGGATGGTGAAGGAAGGTATTTTACTACAGCATATCTATAAAGAAAATAAATATGATGACCTTATTCATTATGGAATTATAAATACTGAAGGTTAA
- a CDS encoding STM4012 family radical SAM protein, with amino-acid sequence MTLSSFSLDELHKWKDSITAHPYRSYLYSYPHKTAYRDLQPPIPLESLWRDEPAESFFLYMHIPFCGARCGFCNLFTLPDKRANVHATYVDALERQAKQWAEFTRHKPYARFAIGGGTPTLLAADQLRRLFSIAVNTMGLDRSSASISVETSPETITEEKLNILKENTVDRVSMGIQSFVAAESAAIYRPQNPDEVYRALELLGKYDFPILNLDLIYGLPGQTIDSWTYSLNQALSYDPEEIFIYPLYTREHTIVKPGDIRRQEDIRLDCYKTAQQLLEASGYRQYSMRRFAKEAAGTDKRILDYSCQEEGMVGLGCGARSYTRNVHYASRYGVSRKATESIIADYVGADRYDTADYGIMLSLEEQKRRFILKAILHSEGLKLEDYSQRFGNSLWSDYPELSNLLHTGLGKEEDGVLRLTTEGMGYSDSIGDWFISGEIREQMERFVLP; translated from the coding sequence ATGACGTTATCGTCCTTCTCTTTAGATGAGCTTCACAAATGGAAAGACAGCATTACTGCTCACCCTTACAGATCTTATCTATATTCCTATCCACACAAAACAGCTTACAGGGATCTACAGCCACCGATTCCGTTAGAATCCTTATGGCGGGATGAACCTGCAGAATCTTTTTTTCTATATATGCATATCCCGTTTTGCGGCGCTCGCTGTGGATTCTGCAACCTGTTCACCCTGCCTGACAAACGCGCGAATGTTCACGCTACATACGTGGACGCACTGGAGCGTCAAGCCAAGCAGTGGGCCGAGTTCACTAGACATAAACCTTATGCTCGCTTCGCGATTGGTGGTGGAACGCCTACACTGCTGGCCGCAGACCAGCTTCGCCGCTTATTCAGCATCGCGGTTAATACGATGGGACTGGATAGGAGCTCGGCCTCCATCTCAGTGGAAACTTCGCCAGAGACCATCACCGAAGAAAAACTAAATATTCTAAAAGAGAATACAGTGGATCGAGTCAGTATGGGTATCCAAAGCTTTGTCGCTGCTGAATCGGCAGCTATCTACCGACCACAGAATCCGGATGAGGTCTACCGCGCATTAGAGCTACTGGGGAAATATGATTTTCCCATTCTGAATCTGGACCTAATCTATGGGCTTCCCGGGCAGACGATCGACTCTTGGACTTATTCGCTAAATCAAGCGCTTAGCTATGATCCTGAAGAAATCTTTATTTATCCGCTCTATACTCGTGAGCATACCATTGTGAAGCCAGGCGATATCCGGCGACAGGAGGATATTCGCTTAGACTGCTACAAAACCGCTCAGCAGCTGCTTGAGGCCAGCGGTTATCGTCAATATTCCATGCGTCGTTTCGCCAAAGAAGCCGCAGGAACGGATAAACGCATTCTTGACTACAGCTGTCAGGAAGAAGGAATGGTCGGGCTGGGCTGCGGGGCTAGATCTTATACTCGCAACGTGCATTACGCTTCCCGTTATGGAGTAAGCCGTAAAGCAACCGAGAGCATTATAGCCGATTACGTCGGGGCGGATCGTTACGATACAGCAGATTACGGAATTATGTTAAGTCTAGAAGAACAGAAGCGACGCTTTATTCTAAAGGCGATTTTACATAGTGAGGGTCTAAAGCTTGAGGATTACAGTCAACGCTTCGGAAATTCACTCTGGAGTGATTATCCTGAACTGTCTAACCTGCTTCATACCGGCCTAGGGAAGGAAGAAGATGGCGTCCTGCGCCTCACTACCGAAGGTATGGGCTACTCTGATTCCATAGGTGATTGGTTTATTTCAGGAGAGATACGAGAGCAGATGGAAAGGTTCGTATTACCATGA
- a CDS encoding NUDIX domain-containing protein: MKESDGEGKVPYCNACEMFRFPIFSTAISTAVLNRDMNKILLIQQYNRPDYILLAGYVNKGEDAETTLIREVKEEVGLDIVAYEYMRSLYFAPSNTLMLNFIGVADSEDLSQVSAEVDHAEWFTLEEAARQIKRNSLAETFLLAIIEKLNAGQVQVNPVTVGGTV; this comes from the coding sequence ATGAAAGAAAGCGATGGGGAAGGGAAAGTACCTTATTGTAATGCATGCGAAATGTTTAGATTCCCTATTTTTAGCACGGCAATTAGTACAGCAGTATTAAATCGGGATATGAATAAGATTTTATTAATCCAGCAGTATAACCGACCAGATTACATATTACTCGCAGGCTACGTGAATAAAGGTGAAGATGCGGAAACCACACTTATTCGCGAGGTGAAAGAAGAGGTAGGACTAGATATTGTAGCCTATGAATATATGCGCAGCTTGTATTTCGCACCTTCTAATACGCTGATGCTGAATTTTATAGGTGTTGCAGATTCGGAGGACTTAAGTCAGGTTAGTGCTGAGGTGGATCATGCAGAATGGTTTACTTTGGAAGAGGCCGCCCGACAGATTAAGAGGAATAGTCTAGCTGAAACCTTCTTATTGGCGATTATTGAAAAATTGAATGCGGGACAGGTACAGGTGAATCCAGTAACTGTAGGAGGAACGGTGTAG
- a CDS encoding carbohydrate ABC transporter permease has protein sequence MKKSTNWPVTILIALGSLLILFPLYMTIAIALKNPEEMAQSIFALPTGLHFENFTNAIKATNFFNALGNSTVITITTVVFILLTNSMVAYAIARNMKRKFFKVLYFYFISAMFIPFQIIMLPVVKVTTDLHMNNIVGIIILYVVYGLAFNVFVYTGYIRSIPYELEEAATVDGASTFGTFWKIIFPLLAPVSATIGILSCLSTWNDFMLPLVLLGDQDSYTLPLVQYVFQGQFSTDFNLAFASYLLALTPMLIVYLFAQKWIISGLTSGSIK, from the coding sequence ATCAAAAAATCAACGAATTGGCCTGTAACGATTCTTATCGCCCTAGGCTCACTACTGATCCTGTTTCCGCTGTACATGACCATAGCCATCGCACTCAAGAATCCCGAGGAAATGGCTCAATCTATCTTTGCACTGCCGACTGGCCTGCATTTTGAGAACTTCACCAATGCGATTAAAGCAACGAATTTCTTCAATGCATTAGGAAATAGTACCGTGATTACTATTACAACTGTTGTGTTCATATTGCTTACCAACTCCATGGTAGCCTATGCGATAGCACGTAATATGAAGCGGAAATTTTTCAAAGTACTCTACTTTTATTTTATCAGTGCTATGTTTATCCCTTTCCAGATTATTATGCTGCCTGTGGTCAAAGTGACGACAGATCTGCACATGAACAACATTGTAGGGATTATTATTCTATATGTCGTTTACGGTCTGGCCTTTAACGTATTTGTATACACCGGTTATATCCGCTCCATTCCGTATGAACTGGAAGAAGCGGCTACAGTAGACGGCGCATCGACATTCGGAACATTCTGGAAGATTATTTTCCCACTTCTTGCTCCTGTTAGTGCAACGATCGGTATCCTGTCTTGTCTTTCGACTTGGAACGACTTTATGCTACCGTTGGTTCTGCTCGGTGATCAGGATTCTTACACGCTTCCACTTGTACAATATGTCTTCCAAGGTCAGTTCAGCACAGACTTCAACTTAGCCTTTGCTTCTTATCTACTCGCATTAACCCCGATGCTTATCGTCTATTTGTTCGCACAAAAATGGATTATCAGCGGACTAACATCAGGGTCCATTAAATAA
- a CDS encoding sugar ABC transporter permease codes for MAKRRVAFYLMTIPALLLFFAFHTFPALQGIYYSFTNWDGFSDSFDYVGFKNFVNIFQDENVLNSYVFTFKYAILTTILINIISLLIALGLNAKIKAKNFFRGVYFLPNILSVLIVGFIFNYLFANVFPIWGEKLGSEFLSQNILGNSDWAWIGIVIVAVWQGIAYNTILYLAGLQTIPHDLYEASNLDGASRWREFWSITFPMLASFFTINMVLAMKGGLMVFDQIVALTGGGPGRSTQSIAHLIYTGGFQGGEFAYQSANAVIYFIVIVVISALQLKFLQKREMDL; via the coding sequence ATGGCCAAACGCCGAGTCGCCTTTTATCTGATGACTATACCGGCATTACTTCTTTTCTTTGCCTTTCATACCTTTCCTGCACTGCAGGGTATATATTATTCGTTCACAAACTGGGACGGCTTTAGTGACAGCTTTGATTACGTAGGATTTAAGAACTTCGTTAACATTTTTCAAGACGAAAATGTGTTGAATTCATATGTGTTCACTTTTAAATATGCCATTCTTACAACGATTCTTATCAACATCATCAGCTTATTGATTGCGCTAGGACTAAACGCCAAAATTAAAGCCAAAAACTTTTTCCGTGGTGTATATTTCCTGCCGAATATCCTCAGCGTGCTGATTGTCGGCTTTATTTTCAACTACTTGTTCGCTAATGTATTCCCAATCTGGGGTGAGAAGCTCGGCAGCGAATTCCTTTCGCAGAACATTCTCGGTAACTCCGACTGGGCCTGGATCGGTATCGTCATTGTAGCCGTTTGGCAAGGTATTGCTTATAACACGATTCTTTATTTGGCCGGTCTACAAACCATACCTCATGATCTTTACGAAGCTTCCAATCTGGACGGCGCTAGCCGCTGGAGAGAATTCTGGAGTATTACGTTTCCAATGCTTGCCTCCTTCTTCACGATTAATATGGTGCTCGCGATGAAGGGTGGACTTATGGTATTCGACCAAATCGTCGCCTTGACAGGCGGTGGTCCTGGACGTTCAACGCAATCTATTGCCCACTTAATCTACACAGGTGGCTTCCAGGGCGGAGAATTTGCTTACCAATCGGCGAACGCCGTGATTTACTTTATCGTGATCGTCGTTATCTCCGCCCTTCAGCTTAAATTTCTGCAGAAACGGGAGATGGACTTATGA
- a CDS encoding STM4013/SEN3800 family hydrolase, whose protein sequence is MDMNTIVGTHDILMITLDTLRYDAAVMEEANCPNLCGTGSWEKRHTPGSFTYAAHHAFFGGFLPTPATTDKTEHIRMFHSRNTGMKTHPHTWLFDTPDIVSGFAAEGYRTVCIGGVIFFTKKNPLARVLPSYFQQSYWRMTFGVTNPRSTEHQVNHALKLLMDTPREQRLFMFLNVSAIHGPNHYFVPGAKKDSVDSQRAALRYVDGELGRLFDAFRERGNPVFCLAFSDHGTAYGEDGYQGHRLAHETVWNVPYREFIL, encoded by the coding sequence ATGGATATGAACACCATTGTCGGCACCCATGACATTCTTATGATCACACTCGATACTCTTCGGTATGATGCTGCTGTTATGGAGGAAGCAAACTGCCCCAACTTGTGCGGAACCGGATCATGGGAGAAAAGACATACCCCCGGCAGCTTTACCTATGCGGCTCATCACGCCTTCTTTGGCGGCTTCTTGCCTACGCCGGCCACAACGGATAAGACGGAGCATATCCGCATGTTCCATTCCCGAAATACCGGAATGAAGACGCATCCCCATACCTGGCTGTTCGATACACCGGATATCGTGTCAGGGTTTGCTGCCGAGGGCTACCGTACGGTTTGTATTGGGGGCGTTATATTTTTCACCAAAAAAAATCCACTCGCGCGCGTATTGCCAAGCTATTTCCAGCAAAGCTACTGGCGGATGACGTTCGGCGTCACTAATCCGCGTTCCACAGAGCATCAGGTCAATCATGCCTTGAAGCTGCTAATGGATACTCCGCGCGAGCAAAGACTGTTCATGTTCCTTAATGTCTCTGCCATCCACGGACCGAATCATTATTTTGTGCCTGGTGCTAAAAAAGACTCCGTAGACAGCCAGCGCGCCGCACTCCGATATGTGGATGGTGAACTGGGCCGATTATTCGATGCGTTCCGGGAACGTGGCAATCCTGTCTTCTGTCTGGCGTTTTCCGATCATGGAACCGCCTATGGCGAAGATGGCTATCAGGGACATCGCCTTGCCCACGAGACCGTGTGGAACGTCCCTTATCGGGAATTTATTCTATAA
- a CDS encoding amidase family protein: protein MKIKLQEWIIEADIAKLQMAMEAGLVRSEELVAAYLERIHKYDIDMNSILEINPDAIGIAIGLDNERKEKGSRGILHGIPIVLKDNIDTGDAMHTSAGSVALAGSFAAKDSFVAAKLRSAGAVLLGKANMSEWSNFMSSSMPAGYSSRGGLVLNPYGPGSVFVSGSSSGPAAAIAANLAAASIGTETAGSIVGPASQHALVGIKPTVGLVSRTGVIPISVSQDTPGPIARTVTDAAIILGALTGVDEKDEATFSSEKHACTDYTPFLDKSFIRQARIGIPRHYYKHLDAERLSIMEAAIQTLKNEGATIIDPVTLYVEQQNWNNDVICYEFKKGLNQYLSQLDNSVPVHSLQELIAYNEKHAAIALQYGQDTLTRSEEVTLTEEDYQQKKQEYRELALEQGIDYVLEQYSLDALLLPGDVDGMYIAARLGYPLITVPAGFVAQGIIDPDGDPTRGPFGIVFSGKAYSEPTLLSIAYGFEQATQHRIPPQLE from the coding sequence ATGAAGATCAAACTTCAGGAATGGATTATAGAAGCAGATATTGCAAAGCTGCAAATGGCTATGGAAGCAGGACTAGTCCGCTCAGAAGAACTGGTAGCAGCATATTTGGAGCGGATTCATAAGTACGATATAGACATGAATTCTATTTTAGAAATAAATCCAGATGCTATAGGCATCGCGATAGGACTGGATAATGAACGTAAGGAAAAAGGAAGTCGGGGGATTTTACACGGCATTCCAATTGTGCTGAAGGATAATATAGATACTGGGGATGCCATGCATACAAGCGCCGGTTCAGTTGCTTTAGCAGGATCATTTGCGGCAAAAGATTCCTTCGTAGCTGCGAAGCTTCGGTCGGCAGGGGCTGTTTTACTTGGGAAGGCGAATATGTCGGAGTGGTCTAATTTCATGTCCAGTTCAATGCCAGCTGGATATAGCTCCCGAGGAGGGCTTGTGCTGAATCCTTATGGACCTGGGAGTGTATTTGTCAGTGGCTCTAGTTCTGGACCAGCGGCAGCTATAGCAGCGAATTTGGCAGCGGCATCGATCGGAACAGAAACGGCAGGGTCAATTGTGGGGCCAGCCAGTCAGCATGCTCTCGTCGGGATCAAACCAACCGTTGGATTAGTCAGTCGAACTGGAGTGATTCCTATTTCAGTTAGCCAAGACACCCCTGGACCTATAGCTAGAACAGTTACGGATGCAGCGATTATTTTGGGGGCACTAACCGGAGTGGATGAGAAGGATGAGGCAACATTTTCTAGTGAGAAGCATGCTTGTACGGACTATACTCCATTTTTAGATAAAAGCTTTATACGGCAAGCAAGAATAGGCATCCCACGGCATTATTATAAGCATTTAGATGCAGAGCGACTTTCAATTATGGAAGCAGCAATCCAGACTTTGAAGAACGAAGGGGCTACGATTATAGATCCAGTCACGCTTTACGTTGAACAACAAAACTGGAACAATGATGTGATCTGCTATGAATTTAAAAAGGGGCTCAATCAGTACTTATCTCAATTAGATAATTCCGTTCCCGTGCACTCTTTACAAGAATTGATAGCTTATAATGAAAAGCATGCGGCGATCGCATTGCAATATGGTCAAGACACACTAACAAGATCAGAGGAAGTAACTCTAACTGAAGAGGACTATCAGCAAAAGAAACAAGAATACAGGGAATTAGCGCTTGAGCAAGGAATAGATTACGTGTTGGAACAATATAGTTTGGATGCATTATTGCTCCCTGGTGATGTGGATGGCATGTACATTGCGGCACGATTGGGGTATCCGTTAATTACCGTTCCGGCAGGATTTGTAGCTCAAGGCATTATTGATCCCGACGGCGATCCTACTAGGGGGCCCTTTGGTATAGTTTTTTCCGGTAAAGCTTATAGCGAGCCTACGCTCCTATCCATAGCCTATGGGTTTGAACAAGCTACACAGCATCGTATTCCACCTCAACTGGAATAG
- a CDS encoding STM4014 family protein, which translates to MRPMIVIGIPGDKRTSGIQEARSDLGMPPAIILSYPEFLQGRSLGDLMEEQNNGVDLSAAPPLLRLESPGSSFEVERALIALGAPDSDDIDDSLHPYADRPDPRPLRVKVARQLKDMQGVLHHPSQWFRGYCRMLARLQREAKTACPGSLWLNDPTDIAAMTDKRQTQQILSEAGIPIPRPVGEDQQPTDYASLREMMLSRRMHRVFIKLAFGSAASGVVAYQIHPVTGAEIALTTVGVENYITRPPIYYNSGKLRRYTDTATISGIINWIYQHGAYAEQWIPKAGLKGKAFDIRQLVVLREACHAIARVSPTPITNLHLRNQRMSLSEAGLAEPIQEQVRNTAVQALAAFPRSGVAGIDVLVSGGSQQCFVADVNPFGDLLYDVKYRGCSTYEWEMKVLSARDYITHPSTPLIKEGLS; encoded by the coding sequence ATGAGGCCGATGATCGTTATCGGTATTCCCGGTGATAAACGGACTAGCGGCATCCAAGAGGCGCGTTCCGATCTCGGAATGCCCCCCGCTATCATTTTATCGTACCCTGAGTTTCTGCAAGGTAGATCGTTAGGTGATCTTATGGAAGAGCAGAATAACGGGGTAGATCTCAGTGCAGCACCCCCGCTACTTAGACTGGAATCACCTGGAAGCAGCTTCGAGGTAGAACGGGCCTTAATCGCTCTAGGCGCACCGGATTCGGATGATATTGACGATTCGCTTCATCCCTACGCCGATAGACCTGATCCGCGACCACTCCGCGTGAAGGTAGCCCGTCAATTGAAGGATATGCAAGGTGTCCTGCATCATCCATCCCAATGGTTCCGCGGGTACTGCCGGATGCTGGCTAGATTACAGCGCGAGGCCAAAACCGCATGTCCAGGTTCGCTATGGTTAAATGACCCTACTGACATTGCGGCCATGACCGATAAACGCCAAACACAACAGATTCTGAGTGAGGCAGGTATTCCAATCCCTCGCCCAGTTGGTGAAGATCAGCAGCCTACGGATTATGCCTCTCTCCGAGAGATGATGTTATCCCGGCGTATGCACCGGGTATTCATTAAGCTGGCCTTCGGCTCTGCGGCTTCTGGGGTGGTCGCGTATCAAATCCATCCCGTGACGGGTGCCGAAATTGCCTTAACAACAGTGGGGGTCGAGAATTATATCACTAGACCACCCATTTACTATAATTCCGGTAAACTGCGACGCTACACGGATACCGCCACGATCTCGGGAATTATTAACTGGATCTACCAGCATGGTGCATATGCTGAGCAATGGATTCCTAAAGCGGGGCTTAAAGGAAAAGCTTTCGATATTCGCCAGCTAGTCGTTCTTCGCGAGGCCTGCCACGCGATTGCTCGGGTTAGTCCTACTCCGATTACGAATCTGCATTTACGCAACCAGCGGATGTCTCTTTCAGAAGCCGGTCTGGCTGAACCCATTCAAGAACAAGTGCGGAATACCGCCGTGCAAGCACTGGCTGCTTTTCCACGTTCCGGAGTAGCGGGAATAGATGTACTGGTATCTGGGGGTTCGCAGCAATGTTTTGTCGCTGATGTAAATCCATTTGGCGATTTGCTGTACGATGTGAAATACCGCGGCTGCAGCACCTACGAATGGGAAATGAAGGTATTGTCGGCAAGAGACTATATCACGCATCCCTCCACACCGCTTATAAAGGAAGGGTTATCTTAA
- a CDS encoding alpha-glucosidase, with the protein MNKKWWKESVVYQIYPRSFKDSNGDGIGDLQGIISKLDYLNHLGVDVVWLCPVYQSPNDDNGYDISNYQSIMDDFGTLSDWEELLAGLHSRGMKLIMDLVVNHSSDEHAWFVESRKSQDNPYRDYYIWRPGKDGQPPNDWGSFFSGSAWEYDEKSEEYYLHLFSRKQPDLNWDNPKLRQEIYDMMTWWLDKGIDGFRMDVINLISKVPELPSVSGESNGEQPTYHFGGDYFVNGPRVHEYMQEMNREVLSKYDIMTVGEAVNVTPEEASLYVSEDRNELNMVFHFELMDVDSGPGGKWNVQPWKLADIKSIISKWQVALDGKGWNSLYMNNHDQPRMLSRFGDDKRYPKESAKMLATLLHTLQGTPYIYQGEEIGMTNVQFASIDDYKDIEILNMYKEYLAAGHSEEIIMNSIYIKGRDNGRTPMQWNSEPQAGFTTGTPWLAVNPNYKDINVEKALADPDSIFHYYKKLIELRKQHEIIVYGKYTILAEDNEQVYAYQRTLGDEQLLVVLNFFGDSTVFELPSTVKFQAKELLIANYEVNSEEEINTIQLRPYEARVYKLS; encoded by the coding sequence ATGAATAAGAAATGGTGGAAAGAAAGCGTAGTGTATCAGATTTATCCCCGCAGCTTCAAAGACAGCAACGGTGATGGCATCGGTGATCTACAAGGAATTATCTCGAAACTCGATTATTTAAATCATCTTGGTGTCGACGTAGTCTGGCTGTGCCCAGTTTACCAGTCGCCTAATGATGATAACGGTTATGATATCAGTAATTATCAAAGTATTATGGATGACTTCGGAACACTCTCCGATTGGGAGGAACTGCTAGCTGGACTTCACAGCCGTGGCATGAAGCTGATAATGGACCTTGTGGTCAACCATTCCTCAGATGAGCATGCTTGGTTCGTGGAATCCCGCAAATCGCAGGATAATCCTTATCGTGATTATTATATCTGGCGTCCTGGTAAGGATGGACAGCCGCCTAACGACTGGGGCTCTTTCTTTAGCGGATCGGCTTGGGAATACGATGAGAAGTCAGAAGAATATTATTTGCATCTCTTCTCCCGTAAACAACCGGACCTAAATTGGGACAATCCGAAGCTCCGCCAGGAAATCTACGATATGATGACCTGGTGGCTGGATAAAGGAATTGACGGATTCCGCATGGACGTAATCAACCTGATCTCCAAAGTACCGGAATTACCTAGCGTTTCTGGGGAAAGCAACGGAGAACAGCCTACGTACCATTTCGGAGGAGATTATTTCGTTAACGGTCCGCGCGTACATGAGTATATGCAGGAAATGAACCGCGAGGTACTATCCAAGTACGATATCATGACAGTAGGCGAAGCCGTTAATGTTACTCCAGAAGAAGCTTCACTGTATGTTTCCGAGGATCGCAACGAGCTAAACATGGTATTCCATTTTGAGCTCATGGACGTCGATTCCGGACCTGGAGGCAAATGGAATGTACAGCCTTGGAAGCTGGCGGACATTAAGTCCATTATTTCCAAGTGGCAAGTCGCACTGGACGGTAAGGGTTGGAACAGCTTGTATATGAACAACCACGATCAGCCGCGTATGCTATCCCGCTTTGGGGATGATAAACGGTACCCTAAAGAGTCTGCCAAAATGCTGGCAACACTGCTTCACACACTCCAAGGTACACCTTACATCTATCAAGGTGAAGAAATCGGCATGACAAATGTTCAGTTCGCTTCCATCGACGACTACAAAGATATTGAAATCCTAAATATGTATAAAGAATACTTGGCTGCTGGACACTCGGAAGAAATAATCATGAATTCCATTTACATTAAAGGCCGGGATAATGGCCGTACGCCGATGCAATGGAACTCGGAGCCGCAGGCAGGCTTCACCACTGGCACTCCGTGGCTGGCTGTGAACCCTAACTACAAGGATATTAATGTGGAGAAGGCACTGGCTGATCCCGATTCTATTTTCCACTATTATAAAAAGCTAATTGAGCTGCGCAAGCAGCATGAGATTATCGTATACGGAAAATATACGATCTTGGCCGAGGATAACGAGCAAGTATATGCTTATCAACGTACTCTCGGAGATGAGCAGCTGCTAGTTGTACTGAATTTCTTCGGGGATTCTACGGTATTCGAGCTTCCTTCTACTGTGAAATTCCAAGCGAAGGAACTACTCATTGCCAACTACGAGGTAAATTCAGAAGAAGAAATAAACACGATTCAGCTTCGTCCTTACGAAGCTCGTGTCTATAAGCTTAGCTAG
- a CDS encoding STM4015 family protein: MTEVKLSIGYDEFEEGQRIGSEIEKLGSSSESASLTSLIIGDWGQAYENSSEEVVEALVTHSASFPALRKLFVGEMSYEECEISWITQSDLSPLLPAFPELQSLTIQGGNELSLSELKHDKLEELIIISGGLSKAVLEHIAASQLPNLRKLELYLGVEDYGFDGGLADLLPLIEVGKFPKLTYLGLKNSQIQDEIAAALANAPILDQLDTLDLSLGTLTDEGAELLLASDRIKGLKALNLSHHYMSDEMISRWQKSGLPVDVSDKQESDDEEDWRYPSITE; the protein is encoded by the coding sequence ATGACGGAAGTAAAGCTAAGCATCGGATACGACGAATTCGAGGAAGGCCAAAGAATTGGCTCGGAAATTGAGAAGCTTGGCAGCAGCTCAGAAAGTGCGTCGCTGACCAGCCTGATTATCGGTGATTGGGGGCAAGCCTACGAAAATAGTTCGGAAGAGGTTGTAGAGGCACTGGTTACGCATAGCGCTAGCTTCCCTGCTTTGCGCAAGCTTTTTGTAGGTGAAATGAGCTATGAAGAATGTGAGATTTCTTGGATTACCCAAAGCGATCTATCACCACTGCTCCCCGCTTTTCCAGAGCTACAATCACTCACCATTCAAGGTGGGAATGAGCTGAGCCTATCCGAATTAAAGCACGATAAGCTGGAAGAACTGATTATTATTAGTGGAGGCTTAAGTAAAGCCGTACTTGAACATATTGCAGCTAGCCAATTGCCGAATTTGCGCAAGCTGGAGCTATATCTAGGCGTAGAGGATTACGGATTTGACGGAGGCCTCGCAGATCTTCTCCCTCTCATAGAAGTCGGAAAGTTCCCTAAGCTTACTTATCTAGGCTTAAAAAACAGCCAAATCCAAGATGAGATCGCAGCTGCATTAGCAAATGCTCCGATTCTAGATCAACTGGATACGCTCGATCTGTCGCTCGGTACCCTCACCGACGAGGGTGCAGAATTGCTTCTAGCAAGCGATAGAATCAAAGGACTTAAGGCATTGAACCTAAGTCATCATTATATGTCTGACGAGATGATTAGCCGCTGGCAGAAGAGTGGGTTGCCTGTCGATGTCAGCGACAAGCAGGAAAGCGATGATGAGGAAGACTGGCGTTATCCTTCCATCACAGAATGA